The sequence GTGTGTGGGTCACAGCTGGGCGAGATGGAGCCCTGGGGGTCACAGGCACAGGCTGTGGGGAAAGACAAAAACAGGGCAGGGAGCAGGTGGCGTTCACCCTAGCCCCGCCTCCACAAGCCTAGAAGAGGAAAATCGCCCTGTGTGAGTGTGGTGGTCTCTCCTAAGCCACTGCTCGGACGGCCAGGGGTACTGGCATCTACCCTGGCCAGAGGGGCCATCCTGAGTGGCCGCCTTTGGGCAGGAAGACAGCCTGGGGCTCCGGGGGCTCTGCAGCCCAGGCTGGGGTCAGCTCGGGTCAAGACTGGCAGGTGGGGTCAGGAAAGAAGCACTCTGCATGTCTGCTCCACAGACCCACCTGACGTGGCCTTGCCTACACTCTTTCCCTGTAGCTGTTTTCACGACTGTTACTTTTAAGTTTTGGAGGAAACAGCCATGAACACGTGGTGCACTCCCTCAGGTTAAGCCCAAGGATCCCCTGCTCCTCCACTGCACCCCAAGGGCCCTGTCAGGACAGCCTCACCCCTGGTGGTGGTGGAGCGTGTGAACCAGCGCGCCCTGCTCACCTCTGCACTCCTGCTCCGGGTCACCCCAGTACCCATCCCGACACCGGGAGCACGTGCGGCCCCCAAATCCTGCCCGGCAGGGGCACTGACCCGTGACCTGAGGGAAAAGAGTGTGGCCAGTCAGTGAaccaaagagggagggagaagggcaaGAGCGCTCAGAGCAGCCCACTGGTGCCTCCCCTCGGCCCTGATCCCACCCCGGCAGTACCCACACTTGTGCTTGGCTGAAGGCTTCTCCCCTCCTTCGGCCTCTGGTCTGAGCCCCAGGCCTGCCCCAACTTTCCCACCATCCCCAGACGGGCCCTCTGGGTTCTCAACTCCTGACAGGCCCCTGTGTGTCCTGAGTCGGGTGCCCCACTGTCTCCACGGCCTCTGACTCCCTCCCTGTCCTCAGCAGGGACCCGAGAACACACTTCAGACCTCGTCTCCGTCAGTCACCAAGTGAATGGGGTTGGAACCGTGAGGTCTCAGGTCTGCTCACAGTTCATGTCACACAAGAGCACAGACACACAGCTCTTCGCAGCCCTGCACACCCCTGCTGGCGGTCGCATTAACACGCGCACGGGCCCTAAATCACACTGTGTCACAGGCACAGACATGCACTCACACCCGGCCACGGCTACGTGCTACGCGCAACACGGGCTGACTCACTGGGTGACACCCCGGCTGCAAAGTGTGTCGGGTGTGGCAGCTGCAGGGTTCACAGCCCCGGGGCCCCCCGAGGTTCCAGAAGAGGGGGGCACAGCGGCTACAGTCCCGGCCCAGTGTGTGGGGGCGGCAGGGGCACTGCCCACTGACCAGGTCACAGAAGCAGGCTTCAGCCCCAGGTGGGCACCTCACAGGGCTGGTGCCTCGGGGGTCACAGCTGCAGCCTGGGGACAGGAAGGGCTTGACAGGGGCTGAGGAATGCGAGTCCAACCCTTCCCTCCTTGGGACGCCCTCACCACCCCACCCACACACTCACGCCGGCAGCCCCCTGGGCGCAGGGCACTGCCGTGGAAGCCAGGCCGGCAGTGGGCACAGCCAGCACCGTGGCTGTGGTGCAGACAGCGCTGGCAATGTCCACTGTGAGGGTCGCAGGCGGCTGGGTCATGGGGATCAATATTGTTGTTGCACTGGCAGGGCCGGCATGGACTCCTTCTGGGGTCATCTCCAGGCCAGGGGTGCCCGAAGTAGCCGGAGGAGCAGCGGTCACAGCGGGGGCCTGGAGTGGATCAAAGTTGAGAGGGGGTTATTTTAGGTGTCTCCCTATACCTTTGAGGCCTCTGGGTCCCACTTAACCAGCCAAAAAGTCGGCCAGCCAGCCAGGAGGGCAGAGGATAGGATAGCCACATTGTGGCCCATCTTCTTGGCCTACAAGTTTCACACCTCTAATTCATTAAGAATGGGAACTCCTGGAACTTTCCAGGTGGTCCAATGGTACAGAattctccttccaatgcaggggacgcaggttcaatccctggttggggaactaagattctacataccccagggcaactaagcccaagcgccACAACTAGAAAAGCCCGCTCACTGCACCTACTGAGTCTGTGCAccgcgacaaagacccagcacagccagaaaaaaagaacgGGAATTCCTTGAGGAGAGGAGCCCAGCCTGTAGCTCAAACTCACAGGTGGCACTGGCAAAGATTTGCTTTGTGGACCTAACAGGACTGTGAACAAGTGAGCGGGGCCATGGGTTGGTCACTGCCAACCGTGCCTCACCTGCATAGCCGGGTGCACAGAGGCACAGGACACGTCCATTGGTGCTATCCACACGGCAGGACGTCCCATGATAGAGGCCTGAGCCAGGGTGCCCAGGACAGGGGCAGGGCTGGCACCGCTGGCCTGAGCCCAGGGTGGGGTCTCCATAGTAGCCGTCCAAGCACCTGGGGGCAGAGGCACATGGAGCGGGGCCTGGCCCCTCATCCTGACCCCTTCCCAACCCTTCAGCGCAGCCTCACCTCTCACAGTGCCGGCCCGTGGTGGCTCCGTGGCAGTCCTGGCAGACGCCTGTGAGCGGGTGGCATGACTCGGCGTGTCCATTGCAGGCACAGGGCTGGCAGCGTGGGAAGCCCCACCAGCCAGAGAGGCAGCGGTCACAGCGGCGACCAGCGAGGCCCGGCCGACATGTGCACTGCCCGCTCGTAGGGTCACAGACGGCTCCGGCAGCCCCCTCGGGGTGGCAGCGGCACTCTGCGGGAAGTGACAGGGCGATCAAGCCACGTACAGGAATGACATGCTGGTCCCAGACCCCACACCCACGGGCCCTGAAGGCTCACCACGGCAGCCGGTGGGCCCGAGGCCAAATGTCCCAGGCAGGCAGCGGTCACAGGTACGACCCGTGATGTTAGGGCGGCAGGGGCACTGCCCCCCCAGCTGGGCACACTCGGTGCTCAGTGACCCCTGCAGGTGGCACTCACATGCTGGCAGGAGAAATGGCAAGATCAGATGAACCCCGCGGGGCCCACTGCAACCCCTGTCCTCCAATCCCCCTCCAGCCATGGCCACACGCTCACCGAGGCCACCTCCATGGAGCAGGGCTGAGATGCTGCAGGCGAGGCGGGCGCAGGCCTCAGGCATGCTTCGGGGTGGGCTCACTCTTGCTgcctccaggcagccctcctcGTGAAGCTCCTGCAAGCGCCGCGGGGCCCCAGGGTCCACAGACCTCAGTCCAGGCAACTCTCTAACTCGTGGCAGAAGAATGACCTAGAAGGAGGGtagagggtggggggcagggggcagtaAGCCCTGTCCCACTCACTCCCACCTGCGCTGGAATTTCCGTTTGTACACACTGGCCATCACAGCCCCTTCCTGCcgctttcctgtttctcttttgagtctgtttctacttCGTCTCCAGTGGccccagggattccctggtggctgagacagcaaagaatctgcccacaatgcaggagatcagggttcgaaacctgcgtcaggaagatcccctggagtagggaacagctacccactccagtattcttgcctggagaattccatggggtcgcagagttgaacatgactgagactcacacacacacacatcagtggcCCCAAAGCAATGTAGGCAATGCCATCCTCACTCAGAATCACTGCAGCAGCCACCCTCTAATAGTGTCTTTCCTGCTCCAATCCCTTCCAGGGCTCCCACTTCCTCAGGACAAGCCCCTCCTCTGGCCCACAAGGTCCTGTGAGGCCTGGGGCCTGCCTGGCTCACCTTCTACCCTTGGCACATGCATTCCCCCCGCCTGgatcctcctccctcctctctccacctACCTCAGTCCTCTTGGTGCAACTCTAGGCCTCCAAGACCCCCTGTCCCTGGGCCCACTGCACCCACAATGTCCTGCTATAATTTGTGTCTCCCCCAGATGTGGCGGGGAGCCCCTAGGATCTCACTGAATCCAGGAGGATCGTGCCCCCCTCAGGTCTCCGCCCCTCCTTGGTCCGCCACAGCCGCAAGGTCACGGAGTAGTGTGTTCCAGGTTCAAAGCAGAATGGTCTGGAAAGAACCACGGCTCTGTAGGGACCAGGGAGAGGAGTAAGGGTGGGCTGAGGAGGTCATGATCATGTGGTCCAGGAACGTTCCATTTCCACTATGCAGACATGAGGTCCAGTGTTTCATCATATGACCAATGAAGAAAGATCAAGGTGCTAAACCCTGCCCTGTTTTACATTAGGCCCCTGTTTTGAATATTCTGTGACAtgttagcttccctggtggctcagtggtaaagaacccgcctgccaatgcacacaacgcgggtttgatccctgggttgggaagatctcctggaggagggcatggcaacccactccagtattcttgcctggagaagtccatggacagaggaacctggtgggctacagtctatggggttgcaaaagagtcggacacgatttatcAACTAAACATGTAACATGTTGAGCGCTTCCCACTTCGTTTGGGTATTGCTTCAAATGTGTTGGCTCCATAATAGGGTCTTGGTTTGGGGGTCACAGGGTCCAGCCTACCTGTGCCCATGGGTCAAGGTTGCCTGGAACAGCTGCTCTGAGGGCAGCGGATGGGCACAGCGGGCACTGCGGGGCTGCGACTGGGCACGGACCCGGACTAATGCCTGCCACACTTCAGGTGCCTAGAATCAGGAGCCAGCAGTCAAGGAGCTGCCCCGACCCACCACCTGGcaccacccacccacctgccTGGCAAGCAGGCCACTGACCTGGGTCTCATAGCGGAGGACGATGTCATAGTCCAGGGCGCGAGGCACTGGGGGTGCCGGCAGAGAGAGGCCAGCCCCGTCCACCACACGGGCGAAGTCTGAGCCCCTCCCGAGTGCAGAGCCAGCTCCCCGATGCAGggccgggggcttccctggggtctgGATGTGAGACACGGACTCCCAGGCCCAGACCATTCCAGGACTGAGGACACTCAGAATTTAGGTTCCCATTCCTCTAGATCCCAGCGACCCACAGCCCCAGGGCGTGAGCCCCTCCCTACTAAGACCTAGTGACCTGTGACCCAACCCTGCCCCTCGGAGTCCTTACCCTGGGCAGCTGGTGGCTGTACTGGGCTTGCCTGGCACGTTGGAGGGCACAGCGAGGGTCACGCTGTCTCCACAGTCGGGGCCCGAGCCACCCAGAGGAGGTCCCTGGGGCTGGGGTACAGTAGCGGGGAGCAGGCCAGGGGGCTCCCTGGGGGCGAGTTGAGTGTCAGTGTCCCTCCATACTGTCCTGGctcgggattttttttttttggccacaccttgcaACTCGTGGAATCTTACTTCCCCGAGCAGACATTGAACCTATGACCCTCAGCAGCGAGAGTtcaaagttctaaccactggaccaccagggaaatcctgtcgTGGGAATATGGACTCTGTTCAAGTCACCAAACTTCCAACCGTGCTGATTCCACCCCCACCTGGACCTGCCTCACCTTCCTAACCCTGTCTGGCCTCTTCTTCCAACGAGCTCTCTCTGGATGTGCTCTCCCTGCCCTAAGCCCCAAGGTGTGAGCCTTGATTTCCCCCTGCCCCtgctggacactcacaggcagcCGGGGGTCAGCAGGCCGGAGGCTCTGGCCACGCTCTGCTTCGGCAGTGGCCTGGTCGAGGGTGGCGCAGAAGTACCCAGACTGGGGTTCCTGGCAGCGGCGGCCATGCAGGTGGGGGCGGCAGAGGCAGAGGCCCTGCCCTGCCGAACACCTGGGCCAGAGTGGGGATGGGAACGGGACACAGTTGACTCCCAACTCTCCCCGCAGGACCCagacccccaggccctgccctgtaCCTGTTGCTGTAGGCACCCCCAAAGTCACAGTCGCAGGGCTGACAGCCTAGAGAGTCACCACTCAGACCCCAGAACTCAGGCTGTAAGAGAGAAAGGTGggtgaaggaaggagaggaagatgtGGGCGGGGGGGCGACCTCAAGGTTTGAATGCTCTTCTGTGTCCATCTCGGAAGGCTAGAGGGGCCCCTGGTGGACTCCTGCACGGTTCCACAGAGGGGAGGTTCCACAGAGGTAAGAAGATGACAGGACCAGGagtgaaataaaagttaaaggaCTTATAATGTTCAATGGAGGCAAGAAGGGGATGCCCCGAGTGCCCCTTCAAGCACTTCTACTGTGAAACACCTTTAAACTCAGTGCACCATACTTCTGCCACTCCTTTTAACTGCTTTTCCTTCTTTGGTTACCAAAGCTTCCCTGTGCTGGCTCAGCTAGCCAAAGCGGCGCTGACTCTGGTGACCAGGTCAGGAAGTGGCACCGACCCACCTTCAAGGCTCAGTCTGCAGTCACACTTCTTACAGTCTGGGACTTGTCAGCTTCTAGAAGCTCAGCACCCCAAGTCAAGGTCAGATCAGaagcgggggggtgggggtggggtcaagCCTCACCAGACAGCGGCTGCAGTCCCGTCCAGAGACAAAGCGTTTGCAGTGACAGGCACCGCTGGATGGATCACAGGCATGAGTGCTGGGGACGCGGCCCCGGGCGTCGCACCTGCAGGCTAAGGGCACACAGCTAGCTGTCAGGGTGCTACGAGACTGCTGAGGGGGCAGGCGTGCTATGAGGGCAGTAACTGGGGACAGAGCAAGGAGGACCTGGGGGTGAGGGTCACGCTGAGGGTCACTCACGCTGGCAGCCTTCTGACTGGCTGAGGCTCAGGCCATAGTGACCTGGCCGGCAGGAATCACAG is a genomic window of Cervus canadensis isolate Bull #8, Minnesota chromosome 22, ASM1932006v1, whole genome shotgun sequence containing:
- the LOC122424593 gene encoding laminin subunit beta-2-like, translated to MPDAGSHCPGAAAGLGPLLLALLLLLPPMVPAPRTSAQEVPDVVPPPSCSGGNCHPPTGNLVIGRVQSLRTSSTCGLHGPELYCVVSKLQDSENCCFCDSRDGKSHGIENVVSRSDPDGKKTWWQAESGIENVTIQLDLEGAFYLTHLVMTFKTFRPAALLLERSADHGHSWHVYRYFAHNCSGLFPGIPPAPGHRVGDLVCDQRYSDIEPATEGEVIFQVLDPTILAENTNNTEIQELLRVTNLRVNFSKLHTLGDRPLGGLKGHPFYYYALYELVVGGSCLCHGHASECRPAPGSPPSVEGMVHGHCVCRHHTAGTHCERCQGLYQDRPWQAAEPGHPHACQKCECHGHARSCHFDMALYLASGNMSGGVCDACQHNTAGRHCELCQPFFHRDPREDPRSLHSCKPCDCDPVGALEGGLCDAYTDATRGLLSGQCRCKVHVWGQRCDSCRPGHYGLSLSQSEGCQPCRCDARGRVPSTHACDPSSGACHCKRFVSGRDCSRCLPEFWGLSGDSLGCQPCDCDFGGAYSNRCSAGQGLCLCRPHLHGRRCQEPQSGYFCATLDQATAEAERGQSLRPADPRLPGAPWPAPRYCTPAPGTSSGWLGPRLWRQRDPRCALQRARQAQYSHQLPRTPGKPPALHRGAGSALGRGSDFARVVDGAGLSLPAPPVPRALDYDIVLRYETQAPEVWQALVRVRAQSQPRSARCAHPLPSEQLFQATLTHGHRAVVLSRPFCFEPGTHYSVTLRLWRTKEGRRPEGGTILLDSVILLPRVRELPGLRSVDPGAPRRLQELHEEGCLEAARVSPPRSMPEACARLACSISALLHGGGLACECHLQGSLSTECAQLGGQCPCRPNITGRTCDRCLPGTFGLGPTGCRECRCHPEGAAGAVCDPTSGQCTCRPGLAGRRCDRCLSGWWGFPRCQPCACNGHAESCHPLTGVCQDCHGATTGRHCERCLDGYYGDPTLGSGQRCQPCPCPGHPGSGLYHGTSCRVDSTNGRVLCLCAPGYAGPRCDRCSSGYFGHPWPGDDPRRSPCRPCQCNNNIDPHDPAACDPHSGHCQRCLHHSHGAGCAHCRPGFHGSALRPGGCRRCSCDPRGTSPVRCPPGAEACFCDLVSGQCPCRPHTLGRDCSRCAPLFWNLGGPRGCEPCSCHTRHTLQPGCHPVTGQCPCRAGFGGRTCSRCRDGYWGDPEQECRACACDPQGSISPSCDPHTGTCRCREGISGPRCQACARGSTGSFPHCTSCPPCFTSWDQHLAPLQLHLDTVAHEVAALRQGMPGWGAGGQGGDLQALEGKLQQAQTLLESLSPTGRPLRQLTEWITGLRQGVWGH